In the Ursus arctos isolate Adak ecotype North America unplaced genomic scaffold, UrsArc2.0 scaffold_5, whole genome shotgun sequence genome, one interval contains:
- the LOC113247497 gene encoding putative olfactory receptor 2B8, whose protein sequence is MEINNASAEGYFILVGFSDQPWLEEVLLLIISVFYILSLVGNGAIIVVSQLDPPLHTPMYFFLTHLSIIDLCHMTTIVPQMLFNLQGQDKSISFVGCVVQFFISLGLGGTECVLLAFMAYDRYAAICQPLHYMNIMPPHIYCSLAGASWAIGFGNSVAHTAYGMSLPRCGHNMIHHFYCESAPTIQLACGDITSYKKVIFVLS, encoded by the exons ATGGAAATAAACAATGCCAGTGCAGAAGGATATTTCATCTTGGTTGGCTTCTCGGACCAGCCCTGGCTAGAGGAAGTACTTTTATTAATCATCTCAGTCTTCTACATCCTGAGCTTGGTGGGCAATGGGGCCATCATTGTGGTGTCTCAACTGGATCCTCCACTCCATACTCCCATGTACTTCTTTCTCACTCATCTCTCCATAATTGACCTCTGCCACATGACAACCATTGTACCTCAGATGTTGTTCAACCTTCAAGGCCAAGACAAGTCCATCAGCTTTGTGGGCTGTGTGGTGCAGTTCTTCATCTCACTAGGACTGGGAGGCACTGAGTGTGTCCTCCTGGCCTTCATGGCCTATGATCGCTATGCTGCCATCTGCCAGCCTCTGCACTATATGAACATAATGCCACCTCACATTTACTGTTCACTGGCAGGAGCCTCTTGGGCAATTGGTTTTGGCAACTCGGTAGCACACACAGCGTATGGTATGTCATTGCCGCGCTGTGGCCACAATATGATCCACCACTTTTACTGTGAATCAGCCCCAACAATCCAGCTGGCTTGTGGGGACATCACTTCTTACAAAAAGGTGATATTTGTT ttgtcatag